Proteins from a genomic interval of Corynebacterium freiburgense:
- a CDS encoding ABC transporter ATP-binding protein: MAGSEVVAKDFGWRHAGRKDPVLQNVSFRIRPGERVLLLGESGSGKSTLLAALAGVLGDHDDGERAGEISIEPGPVGMVLQNPDSQVISSRVGDDIAFGCENLRVPKCEIWPRVEFALHAVGLGVPLDYPTARLSGGQKQRLALAGVLAMHAGLILLDEPTANLDPNGVEEVVHAVQQAITETGATLIVVEHRVAQWLDVIDRVIVLGDGGVVADGPPEILESLDLPGVWLPNTPMPKLERRQSDTKVLVAQDLITGYSSPIGEPRNLALRQGTSTVITGPNGVGKTTLALTLAGLLRPLGGTIKGFASPPYTWKSRELARRIGYVFQDPEHQFVARNVWEELQIGPKVMGVNADNRIEELLHRLRLEHLAQANPFTLSGGQKRRLSVATALVASPEVLILDEPTFGQDRRTFMELVQILRDLTEDGISICSISHDELFLQALGDYEVAL; the protein is encoded by the coding sequence ATGGCAGGCAGTGAAGTTGTAGCAAAAGATTTCGGTTGGCGTCATGCTGGGCGGAAAGACCCTGTATTGCAAAACGTAAGTTTTCGGATTCGGCCTGGTGAAAGAGTGCTTTTACTCGGTGAATCTGGCTCCGGAAAGTCAACGCTTTTAGCTGCACTTGCTGGTGTGCTTGGGGACCATGATGACGGTGAACGCGCCGGGGAGATATCTATTGAACCCGGCCCCGTTGGCATGGTGTTGCAAAATCCTGATTCTCAAGTAATTTCAAGTCGGGTTGGTGACGATATCGCCTTTGGGTGTGAAAATCTCCGTGTGCCCAAATGTGAGATTTGGCCACGCGTGGAGTTTGCGCTTCATGCCGTAGGGCTGGGTGTGCCATTGGATTACCCGACGGCGCGGCTTTCCGGAGGGCAAAAACAACGCTTAGCATTGGCTGGAGTATTGGCAATGCATGCGGGCTTAATTTTGCTTGATGAACCGACGGCGAATTTAGATCCAAACGGCGTTGAGGAAGTTGTCCATGCTGTGCAACAGGCAATTACAGAAACAGGTGCAACACTTATTGTGGTCGAGCATCGTGTTGCACAGTGGTTGGATGTTATTGATCGGGTGATCGTCTTGGGGGATGGTGGCGTGGTTGCTGATGGTCCTCCCGAGATTTTAGAGTCGCTTGATTTACCTGGGGTGTGGCTTCCTAATACTCCGATGCCCAAGCTAGAACGACGGCAATCAGATACTAAAGTTTTGGTTGCCCAGGATTTAATTACTGGTTATTCTTCACCGATTGGAGAACCTCGGAATCTTGCATTGCGTCAGGGCACGTCGACGGTAATTACCGGTCCGAATGGGGTGGGTAAGACTACATTGGCTTTGACTTTGGCTGGTTTGCTTCGCCCTCTAGGTGGAACGATTAAGGGCTTTGCATCACCGCCATATACCTGGAAATCTCGTGAGCTTGCTCGAAGAATTGGATATGTGTTCCAAGATCCTGAACATCAGTTTGTGGCACGTAATGTATGGGAAGAATTGCAGATTGGTCCAAAGGTGATGGGGGTCAATGCAGACAATCGCATTGAGGAGTTATTGCACCGGCTACGTTTGGAACATCTTGCTCAGGCAAATCCTTTTACCCTTTCGGGTGGACAAAAGCGCAGGTTATCGGTTGCTACTGCATTGGTAGCTTCGCCGGAAGTATTGATTCTTGATGAGCCGACCTTTGGGCAGGATCGCCGTACTTTTATGGAGCTTGTACAAATTCTTCGGGACTTAACAGAAGACGGTATTAGCATTTGTTCAATTTCGCATGATGAGCTTTTTCTACAGGCACTTGGCGATTATGAGGTTGCACTATGA
- a CDS encoding NAD(P)/FAD-dependent oxidoreductase, producing the protein MTVFDVAIIGGGPAGLSAALVLGRQQRHVLLVDSSDPRNAPAPEMHMYLTRDGISPHDFLRLGRAELNEYPGIERRTATVERITGELGNFEITFNGRTATAKYLLLATGQHDQLGGLSGLSERWGNGVYHCSYCHGFESTDATIGVLVSRPLDVFIARYLLDRFSQDVIVFTQGIEVEADDLITVDTPVIRISGAEPELLLHLENGETVVRNRIFYRPDAVQSNRFAESLGCEISEDWKTIMVDAQHQSSVPGVYAVGDCSMNRDAFAPLGFVAAGVGEGQCAGICIDQQLFMASLSATD; encoded by the coding sequence ATGACAGTATTTGATGTAGCAATCATTGGTGGGGGTCCGGCTGGCTTATCGGCTGCATTGGTCTTAGGGCGTCAACAGCGGCACGTTTTGCTAGTTGATTCGTCCGACCCGCGAAATGCGCCTGCTCCTGAAATGCATATGTACCTTACCCGGGATGGTATTTCTCCACATGATTTCTTGCGTCTTGGACGGGCTGAATTAAACGAGTATCCAGGTATTGAACGTAGGACAGCTACTGTGGAACGCATTACAGGTGAGTTGGGTAATTTTGAGATTACATTTAATGGGAGGACTGCGACTGCAAAGTACCTTCTCCTTGCCACCGGTCAACATGATCAGCTTGGTGGTTTATCAGGGCTTTCCGAACGCTGGGGTAATGGTGTGTATCACTGCTCGTACTGTCATGGATTTGAATCAACCGACGCTACGATCGGGGTACTGGTTTCCAGGCCACTTGATGTGTTTATTGCTCGATATTTGCTCGACCGTTTTAGCCAAGACGTCATAGTGTTTACACAAGGAATAGAAGTAGAAGCAGATGATTTGATCACGGTAGACACTCCTGTAATTCGTATTTCAGGGGCTGAGCCAGAATTACTATTGCATCTTGAAAATGGCGAAACTGTTGTGCGGAATCGAATCTTTTATCGTCCTGATGCTGTGCAAAGTAATCGCTTCGCTGAAAGCCTCGGATGTGAGATAAGCGAAGATTGGAAGACGATCATGGTTGATGCACAGCACCAGAGCAGTGTGCCCGGGGTGTATGCAGTGGGAGATTGCTCAATGAACCGGGATGCTTTCGCCCCCTTAGGATTTGTTGCTGCTGGTGTAGGTGAAGGTCAATGTGCTGGTATCTGCATTGATCAGCAGTTATTTATGGCATCATTGTCTGCTACTGATTAA
- a CDS encoding ECF transporter S component: protein MQVMATHWRVVDIVVAAVLGVACGLIFWVWNSIGYAWYTAADAFTPGLGGVANGVWLLGGVLGGLIIRKPGAAIFVEVVAATVSALIGNQWGIETLYSGIAQGLGAELVFFVFGYRRFGIVVAALAGVGAALGGWCLELVTSANYAKGAIFNAIYLASSSLSGVFLAGILAFILVRALAATGALDRFAAGRERQHLV from the coding sequence ATGCAGGTAATGGCTACGCATTGGCGTGTTGTAGATATTGTTGTTGCTGCTGTTTTAGGGGTGGCTTGCGGCTTAATTTTTTGGGTTTGGAATTCCATTGGCTATGCCTGGTATACCGCAGCAGATGCTTTTACCCCCGGTTTGGGGGGTGTTGCAAATGGGGTGTGGCTTCTTGGCGGCGTTTTAGGCGGATTGATTATCCGTAAACCTGGTGCCGCAATCTTTGTGGAAGTTGTGGCGGCAACAGTTTCAGCACTCATTGGCAATCAATGGGGAATTGAAACGTTGTATTCGGGTATTGCCCAAGGGCTTGGGGCGGAATTGGTGTTTTTTGTATTCGGTTACCGGCGATTCGGCATCGTTGTGGCGGCACTGGCAGGTGTGGGAGCGGCTCTGGGGGGTTGGTGCCTTGAACTTGTTACAAGCGCGAATTATGCCAAGGGGGCTATTTTTAATGCTATTTATTTAGCGTCTTCATCGTTGTCTGGGGTATTCCTTGCTGGCATTTTGGCGTTTATTCTTGTGAGGGCATTAGCCGCCACAGGAGCATTGGATCGTTTTGCAGCAGGCCGAGAAAGGCAGCATTTAGTGTAA
- a CDS encoding ABC transporter ATP-binding protein produces the protein MISAKNLGVKTTTGRCLFDDFHLEVRPGETVALMGESGVGKSTIAKLLLGECPSGLVVSSGEISVLEHSPLKLSGGALRQFRQRISYIDQDPGSSLTPHMTLRQLFAERTKADPMPLATALEIEHLIDALPSQLSGGQRRRAAIIRGLISSPEIVIFDEPTAGLDSKVLSKVGSVLSALKSTSVLVITHDEQFAQAFADRIVYLGYKPGAVRNTRSGNQDGQTVVFEVCDLLAGHGDVPRTNPLNLKLHAGEVIAISGPSGCGKTTLLRAMLGLHRPDSGSVFLQGDQLPPQLWQRSLTQRQQIGWVPQDAALSLNPAVKIGRLLRHRARTEDMSILHRLRIEQYIDRKPRELSGGQRQRVLIAAAVLQKPSVLFLDEATSALDSETRDIVLAEVDSLCQTGMAVLAVSHEPEVCAWADQTIELERH, from the coding sequence ATGATTTCAGCGAAAAACCTTGGCGTAAAGACCACTACAGGTCGGTGTTTATTCGATGACTTTCACCTTGAAGTGAGACCTGGTGAAACAGTGGCGCTTATGGGCGAATCTGGAGTTGGGAAAAGCACTATTGCCAAACTATTACTTGGAGAATGTCCGAGTGGACTAGTGGTGTCAAGCGGTGAAATATCTGTGCTTGAGCATTCGCCGCTTAAGCTTTCTGGTGGCGCATTGCGGCAATTCCGACAGCGAATTTCTTATATTGACCAAGACCCTGGATCTTCGCTTACTCCGCATATGACATTGCGGCAATTATTTGCGGAGCGCACTAAAGCGGATCCAATGCCGCTTGCAACAGCGCTTGAAATCGAGCATCTGATCGACGCATTACCAAGTCAACTTTCTGGTGGACAGCGGCGTAGAGCAGCAATTATTCGTGGACTTATCTCATCCCCCGAGATTGTGATTTTCGACGAACCAACGGCTGGTTTAGATTCGAAAGTGCTCTCCAAAGTCGGGTCAGTTCTCAGTGCATTGAAGTCTACGTCGGTATTAGTAATCACGCATGACGAGCAATTTGCCCAAGCGTTCGCAGATAGAATCGTATATTTGGGATATAAACCAGGCGCAGTAAGAAACACACGTTCTGGTAATCAAGATGGTCAAACTGTGGTGTTTGAAGTCTGTGACTTACTTGCTGGGCATGGAGATGTACCTCGGACGAATCCGCTAAATCTGAAACTTCACGCAGGCGAGGTGATTGCGATTTCGGGTCCTTCTGGGTGTGGAAAAACCACATTATTGCGTGCCATGCTTGGTCTCCATAGGCCAGATAGTGGCTCGGTATTCCTTCAAGGTGATCAGTTACCACCCCAACTCTGGCAGCGTAGCTTGACGCAACGTCAGCAGATAGGTTGGGTGCCTCAGGACGCGGCATTGAGCTTGAATCCTGCTGTGAAGATTGGCCGATTGTTGCGTCATCGGGCTCGCACAGAAGATATGTCGATTCTTCACCGATTACGGATCGAACAATATATTGACCGTAAACCACGAGAACTTTCTGGTGGTCAGCGGCAGCGTGTGCTTATTGCAGCCGCTGTTTTGCAAAAACCATCAGTGTTGTTTCTTGATGAAGCGACATCCGCTCTCGATTCTGAGACGCGGGATATAGTCCTTGCCGAAGTGGATAGCCTTTGCCAAACAGGCATGGCCGTGTTGGCGGTGAGCCATGAACCTGAGGTTTGCGCTTGGGCTGATCAAACTATCGAACTAGAAAGGCATTGA
- a CDS encoding ABC transporter substrate-binding protein, translating to MKRRQFMKLLAVGATVAAAAPVFAACSQPESTQGDASGTEEKKNALRVAAIGSPGDQLDPSAASSTATWAGIYALFESLVVTGATGPVMQLAASAEPNKDATEWTVKLRDGAKFSDGSPVTAEDVLASFKFTADSQMLGATIASIDIKKSSAKDDNTVVFTLQQPRADFVESVLAKSSLVFKGGDPAKGIGSGPYVLENGSAADGWSFKANEHFPAEKRISDTLEVRVIADADARIRAVNSGEVDLALDLPVVAAKTLGDSAEIWTYGPSDSKNLGLFLNTSVAPFDDVHARQAFKLAIDREKLSKAIFDGHGKPGDDVPGKGMESYPKNLAAKRDVEKAKKLFAEANVKELTLTTADVSPGMNDAAHLIAEQLKEAGVSVKVDERDASSYYSDIPGLMKLPLFATYLQNFPTEYGLQFTSGTNGTFNLSGWGKNAEWDAKLAKIGATVDDAERTKLVNELAETYAKDGGTVLWGVQDTLHGRVKGTPDVIMSQGAPVFVAQ from the coding sequence ATGAAGCGTCGTCAATTTATGAAGTTACTTGCAGTTGGCGCTACGGTCGCTGCGGCTGCACCGGTCTTTGCAGCATGTTCGCAACCTGAGAGTACCCAGGGTGATGCATCGGGCACAGAGGAGAAAAAGAATGCACTCCGAGTTGCTGCTATCGGAAGTCCTGGTGACCAGTTAGATCCCTCAGCGGCATCGAGTACGGCAACCTGGGCTGGCATTTATGCACTATTTGAGTCATTGGTAGTCACTGGTGCAACAGGGCCAGTCATGCAACTGGCAGCTTCAGCTGAACCGAATAAAGATGCTACCGAGTGGACCGTGAAATTGCGGGATGGAGCTAAGTTTTCGGATGGTTCTCCGGTGACCGCTGAGGATGTGTTAGCTTCATTCAAGTTTACGGCTGATTCCCAAATGCTCGGTGCAACGATAGCGAGCATTGATATAAAGAAGAGCAGCGCAAAAGATGACAATACTGTGGTGTTTACGCTGCAGCAGCCTCGAGCAGACTTTGTGGAAAGTGTGTTGGCAAAGTCTAGCTTGGTATTTAAAGGCGGGGATCCCGCTAAAGGTATTGGTTCTGGGCCATATGTACTGGAAAACGGTTCCGCAGCTGATGGCTGGTCGTTTAAGGCCAATGAGCATTTCCCAGCTGAAAAGCGAATTTCTGACACACTAGAGGTTCGGGTTATTGCAGATGCAGATGCGCGTATTCGTGCAGTCAACTCAGGTGAAGTTGATTTGGCTTTGGATTTGCCGGTTGTGGCGGCAAAGACATTGGGAGACAGTGCTGAAATCTGGACCTATGGTCCTTCTGATTCCAAGAATCTGGGGCTGTTTTTAAATACCTCTGTTGCGCCCTTTGATGATGTGCATGCTCGTCAAGCATTCAAACTTGCAATCGATCGTGAAAAACTATCCAAAGCAATTTTCGATGGACACGGAAAACCCGGTGATGATGTTCCGGGTAAAGGCATGGAAAGCTACCCCAAGAACCTCGCAGCTAAGCGCGACGTCGAAAAAGCCAAGAAGTTGTTTGCAGAAGCGAATGTGAAGGAGCTGACGCTAACAACCGCAGACGTTAGCCCAGGAATGAATGATGCCGCACACCTTATTGCTGAGCAGTTAAAGGAAGCAGGTGTGAGTGTCAAAGTTGATGAGCGTGATGCGTCCAGCTACTACAGTGATATTCCAGGTCTCATGAAGTTGCCGTTGTTTGCTACGTACCTGCAGAATTTCCCAACCGAATATGGGTTGCAATTTACTTCCGGAACCAACGGTACGTTCAATTTGTCCGGTTGGGGCAAGAACGCGGAGTGGGATGCAAAACTCGCCAAGATTGGTGCCACAGTTGATGACGCTGAGCGTACCAAGCTCGTTAATGAGCTGGCTGAAACCTATGCAAAAGACGGTGGAACGGTGTTGTGGGGTGTACAGGATACGCTGCATGGTCGAGTTAAGGGGACTCCTGATGTGATTATGTCGCAAGGAGCACCTGTATTTGTTGCTCAGTGA
- a CDS encoding energy-coupling factor transporter transmembrane component T family protein yields MNPVTRILGLIIVTTPLLLSVDVVSAGVSLVWTIILAPLAGVNLIVLARRSIPVFLAAPISGISMALYGRPEGHEYFSFLFARVTDNSLELALAIMVRVLAVGIPVVVLTAKIDPTDLGDGLAQILRLPARFVVGAVAGVRLVSLFRQDWDAMGRARRARGIADQSRIRYAFTMVFGLLVLALRRGAALATAMEARGFGSSERTWARVSRLSRIDAAALLICIGVAVCSLGVSIAVGSFRFLGA; encoded by the coding sequence ATGAATCCGGTGACCAGGATTTTAGGGTTGATTATTGTGACAACCCCACTGCTATTGAGTGTTGATGTTGTCTCGGCGGGTGTGTCACTGGTGTGGACGATTATATTGGCGCCACTAGCCGGAGTGAATCTTATAGTCCTTGCACGCCGAAGTATTCCAGTATTTTTAGCAGCCCCGATTTCGGGGATCTCTATGGCACTGTATGGGCGCCCGGAGGGGCATGAATATTTCTCGTTTCTTTTCGCACGGGTGACCGATAATTCGCTTGAGCTTGCGCTAGCAATTATGGTGCGTGTCCTCGCTGTGGGCATTCCTGTTGTTGTACTTACTGCAAAGATAGATCCCACAGATTTAGGCGATGGCCTGGCGCAGATTTTGCGTCTACCTGCTCGTTTTGTGGTTGGAGCCGTTGCCGGTGTGCGGCTTGTGAGTCTATTCCGTCAGGATTGGGACGCAATGGGCCGTGCGCGCCGTGCGCGAGGTATCGCGGATCAGAGCCGCATTCGATACGCGTTTACTATGGTGTTTGGTTTATTAGTGTTGGCGTTGCGGCGTGGTGCTGCATTGGCAACGGCAATGGAAGCCAGGGGTTTTGGTTCCAGCGAGCGTACGTGGGCGCGGGTATCTCGGCTTTCGCGTATCGACGCCGCGGCACTACTGATTTGTATTGGGGTCGCGGTTTGCTCACTTGGTGTTTCAATTGCTGTGGGTTCATTCCGTTTTTTGGGTGCCTGA
- a CDS encoding ABC transporter ATP-binding protein: MDNKGPDYRSALRLIRDHMDGHWFRLTLAAILAFCSAICEVLIASIIWHVLSTVLQRDAIITVEIGQIVFICTILSLVLIIFQQVFFGLSTAVSHLVAFDVIAAIRKHLGKVWISTPVGKLSSKHSATAKTTAIDHCERLEIFIAHAVPESVASIGVWLMVTVWLCVINPWLTLATISLVPIAFLTMLHAMRSNSHRMGDWVSANTAMNAAIIDFLTALPVVRTFNRVGDSHERTAQAIRNNAELQSNWGRAFVTWGSPFSTFIVSGLTVIVPVGVLLYQSGNVSAVDLVLFFIVGPFYTLPLVKVFYRLVVLPILANGAQQIAAILSESTPQNNNREPFQSTNPDIEFISVSFEYEPGQKVLDDISFTMPHGTTTALVGPSGSGKSTLAELLMRFHTPTEGSIHIDGRDIATLSDVDMYQNIATVFQRPLLHAGTIRENLTLARPEATTQECAEALEAAALTDVIAALEQGLDTQLGQGGDGLSGGQKQRLAIARAFLADRPVIILDEPTAATDADTEVLLQQSMTELLRGKTNLIIAHRLRTIIHADQILVLDRGRIAERGTHNELLAAEGIYARMWSDHISAGEIALRGTGE; this comes from the coding sequence ATGGATAACAAAGGACCAGACTATCGTTCCGCCCTTCGCTTAATACGAGACCATATGGATGGTCATTGGTTTCGTCTTACCCTTGCTGCAATTCTGGCTTTTTGTAGTGCGATCTGCGAAGTCTTAATAGCTTCCATCATTTGGCACGTGTTATCAACGGTTCTGCAACGTGATGCAATTATTACCGTTGAGATTGGTCAAATAGTGTTTATTTGCACAATACTCTCACTTGTACTAATCATTTTTCAGCAAGTATTTTTTGGGCTTTCAACTGCCGTATCGCATTTGGTGGCATTTGATGTGATTGCTGCTATTCGTAAACATCTTGGCAAGGTGTGGATTTCCACACCCGTGGGAAAACTCTCCAGCAAACATTCAGCAACTGCAAAAACCACAGCTATTGATCATTGTGAACGCTTGGAGATTTTCATTGCCCACGCGGTTCCTGAATCTGTGGCATCTATTGGCGTGTGGCTCATGGTTACTGTGTGGTTGTGTGTGATAAATCCTTGGCTTACGCTCGCCACTATTTCACTGGTACCAATCGCTTTCCTTACGATGCTCCACGCAATGCGTTCAAATAGTCATCGCATGGGCGATTGGGTAAGTGCGAATACAGCCATGAACGCTGCAATTATTGATTTCCTTACCGCTCTCCCCGTTGTACGAACGTTTAATCGCGTTGGCGACTCCCATGAACGAACTGCCCAAGCAATACGAAACAACGCAGAGCTACAAAGTAATTGGGGGCGAGCATTTGTTACATGGGGATCCCCGTTTTCCACATTCATTGTTTCAGGCTTGACAGTCATTGTCCCTGTCGGCGTCTTGTTGTATCAGTCAGGCAATGTATCTGCCGTTGACTTAGTGCTGTTTTTTATTGTTGGGCCTTTTTATACACTGCCACTAGTGAAAGTGTTTTATCGGCTCGTGGTGTTGCCAATTCTTGCCAACGGCGCTCAACAAATAGCCGCAATTCTTTCAGAATCAACACCGCAGAATAATAATCGTGAGCCTTTTCAAAGCACCAATCCAGACATCGAATTCATCAGTGTTTCATTCGAATACGAACCGGGCCAGAAAGTATTAGACGATATTTCGTTTACAATGCCGCATGGTACCACCACTGCACTCGTTGGACCGTCTGGTTCTGGAAAATCTACGTTGGCAGAATTGCTCATGCGTTTTCATACCCCTACAGAGGGAAGCATTCACATAGACGGCCGCGATATCGCAACATTGAGCGACGTCGATATGTACCAAAATATTGCGACCGTATTTCAGCGCCCGTTACTTCATGCTGGCACCATTCGAGAAAATCTTACGTTGGCACGCCCTGAAGCAACCACGCAAGAATGTGCGGAGGCATTGGAGGCTGCGGCATTGACTGATGTTATCGCTGCATTAGAGCAAGGACTCGATACACAACTTGGACAGGGTGGCGATGGTCTCTCTGGTGGGCAAAAACAACGCCTGGCTATTGCGCGTGCCTTCCTGGCGGATCGACCAGTAATCATCCTGGATGAACCCACCGCAGCAACAGATGCCGATACTGAAGTGCTTCTGCAGCAAAGTATGACTGAATTATTACGCGGCAAAACCAATCTAATTATCGCCCACCGATTACGCACGATTATTCACGCGGACCAGATTCTTGTGCTTGATCGAGGGCGAATTGCCGAGCGCGGTACTCACAATGAACTTCTAGCTGCTGAAGGAATATACGCCCGAATGTGGTCAGATCACATCTCTGCCGGTGAAATTGCACTACGCGGAACAGGGGAATAG
- a CDS encoding ABC transporter permease — translation MVRGVVTLFLAAVSIYLIMDFLPGDAATQSLGPANAEQLSVRRTELGLDRPVWERLAEWLVRIFRGDLGNVLVSGKPVVELALPAARNTAILAAVAVPLVLCIGVAGGVFAGVRNSRVAQGVAQTFIAIPDFAVATLLVILLAVQWQLVPQVSLVRPGSTPLETPIILVIPALALGIAAGSWLLRMVCSVIIDVANLPHVQAARLAGIHPWRVIWKHMLPVAAAPIAQLVAAVVPYLISGAVVIESVVGYPGIGGLLTGLVSQRETEAVASLTTVIAAITLVGFAIADQQKRRLVVAK, via the coding sequence GTGGTCCGTGGTGTCGTTACCCTGTTTCTGGCTGCGGTGTCAATCTATTTAATTATGGATTTTCTGCCCGGCGATGCTGCAACCCAGTCCTTGGGCCCAGCGAACGCTGAACAATTATCGGTTCGGCGTACAGAGCTGGGTCTTGATCGACCTGTGTGGGAACGACTTGCCGAATGGCTAGTACGCATCTTTCGGGGCGACTTGGGGAATGTGCTTGTTTCTGGAAAGCCAGTTGTGGAGTTAGCGTTACCAGCTGCACGTAATACCGCAATCCTTGCTGCTGTTGCTGTGCCATTGGTGCTATGTATCGGCGTGGCAGGCGGGGTATTTGCTGGAGTGCGCAACTCTCGAGTTGCCCAAGGTGTTGCTCAAACATTTATTGCAATTCCGGATTTTGCGGTGGCAACGCTCTTAGTGATTTTACTTGCGGTGCAATGGCAACTTGTGCCTCAGGTTTCCCTTGTACGCCCAGGTAGTACACCACTGGAAACTCCAATCATCTTGGTGATACCCGCACTAGCATTGGGCATTGCTGCAGGTAGTTGGTTATTGCGAATGGTGTGTTCAGTCATTATCGACGTCGCTAACCTGCCGCATGTGCAGGCGGCCCGGCTGGCCGGCATTCACCCTTGGCGGGTGATTTGGAAACATATGTTGCCAGTTGCTGCTGCCCCCATTGCGCAACTTGTTGCTGCAGTTGTGCCGTACCTAATTTCGGGAGCGGTCGTTATTGAATCTGTGGTCGGTTATCCCGGTATTGGTGGATTGCTTACAGGATTAGTTTCTCAACGGGAAACCGAAGCAGTGGCGTCACTGACCACTGTGATTGCGGCGATTACGCTTGTAGGTTTTGCAATTGCAGACCAACAGAAGCGGAGGTTGGTGGTGGCAAAATGA
- a CDS encoding ABC transporter permease subunit produces the protein MIRGVMWSVWSVAIVLALAGPMVAGVLELPNPQEPIGGLFEPASAEHIFGTDRLGRDIAARMLAGNAILVVVPLISAVLSTATGLLLGTLAVRYAKPGFRMFLDALLVIPPIILMLAIAASTGLSPGWLVFGSVLLSLPFSSRFFESILQRVLAAGFIETALCSGQRWQDILLHEVLPVLARPIGTDMSLRFIATVYLTATASFLGGGNGDDTWATLIHSGLSGVTLNPWGVAAPALAIIALTVPPSVLLDQGDSL, from the coding sequence ATGATCCGTGGCGTGATGTGGTCAGTGTGGTCGGTTGCAATTGTTTTAGCACTTGCGGGGCCTATGGTTGCGGGCGTGCTTGAGTTGCCAAATCCCCAGGAACCGATAGGTGGTTTATTCGAACCTGCTTCTGCCGAGCACATTTTTGGCACAGACCGTCTTGGTCGCGACATAGCAGCCCGTATGCTTGCGGGCAATGCCATTTTGGTAGTTGTCCCTTTGATCTCCGCAGTATTGTCCACTGCAACAGGGTTATTGCTTGGTACTCTTGCGGTGCGCTATGCAAAGCCAGGATTCCGAATGTTCCTTGATGCATTGCTGGTCATCCCGCCGATTATTCTTATGCTTGCCATTGCTGCCTCAACTGGGTTGTCTCCTGGTTGGTTGGTGTTTGGCAGTGTCTTGCTTTCGCTTCCTTTTTCGAGCCGTTTCTTTGAATCAATATTGCAGCGGGTCTTAGCTGCGGGATTTATTGAAACTGCGTTATGCTCTGGGCAGCGATGGCAGGATATTTTGCTTCATGAGGTTTTGCCAGTGCTGGCACGGCCAATAGGCACTGATATGTCGTTACGGTTTATCGCAACTGTGTATCTCACGGCTACGGCATCATTTCTTGGTGGTGGCAATGGTGATGATACGTGGGCAACATTGATTCATTCAGGTCTGAGTGGTGTGACCTTGAATCCATGGGGTGTTGCTGCACCAGCGTTAGCGATTATCGCATTAACAGTACCGCCAAGTGTATTGCTGGATCAGGGGGATTCCTTATGA
- a CDS encoding DUF4232 domain-containing protein has product MSNHNSNIHTFSYAAMLIVAATLTACEPSSIPQPNPNTQAGSPEPSTPPRSHAKRTNSPSCSAQQLTAETSDSEGAAGSMFHTVTFTNTADTECSLIGYPGVSLVDAKDNQLGAPADRESGDPGTPVTLLPGGQASFTLRIQNALAYDPKTCSATDTATHLKIYPPEEHASILLPFQATTCTNPDIAILKVSGVRAG; this is encoded by the coding sequence ATGAGCAATCACAACAGTAACATCCATACCTTTAGTTACGCTGCCATGCTCATCGTCGCCGCTACACTTACCGCCTGTGAACCTTCCTCAATCCCGCAACCAAATCCGAACACACAAGCAGGCTCCCCAGAGCCAAGCACACCGCCACGCTCCCATGCCAAACGCACCAATTCCCCCAGTTGCTCTGCTCAACAACTCACTGCCGAAACCTCCGACAGTGAAGGCGCTGCGGGAAGCATGTTCCACACCGTAACGTTTACCAATACTGCAGACACCGAATGTTCACTCATTGGATACCCCGGCGTATCTCTTGTAGATGCAAAAGACAACCAGCTTGGCGCTCCTGCCGACCGTGAATCCGGTGACCCTGGAACACCAGTCACGCTATTACCAGGCGGCCAGGCCTCTTTTACACTACGAATTCAAAATGCACTGGCATACGATCCGAAAACCTGCTCTGCCACCGACACCGCAACTCACCTGAAAATCTACCCGCCGGAAGAACATGCTTCCATTCTTCTCCCCTTTCAAGCCACTACCTGCACTAATCCAGACATCGCCATTTTAAAAGTTAGCGGCGTTAGGGCAGGATAG